Proteins found in one Deltaproteobacteria bacterium genomic segment:
- a CDS encoding helix-turn-helix domain-containing protein — TAGMHADKVKTLHKRGVSQSEIARRLQIGRTSVKRLIDA; from the coding sequence ACAGCCGGTATGCATGCCGATAAGGTTAAGACTCTTCATAAACGAGGAGTAAGCCAATCAGAGATTGCACGGCGCCTTCAAATCGGTCGAACCTCCGTCAAGAGGTTGATAGATGCATAA